The Vidua macroura isolate BioBank_ID:100142 chromosome 2, ASM2450914v1, whole genome shotgun sequence DNA window GTCAGAGGTCTTTTCAGAGTTGGTCTTGTGTGCTGGGGATTTTTACATAGGACTTcagagaaagggggaaaaatggccACAGGTATTAGGTTTTTGTTGTGCTCCCCAATGTTGTTTGGTGTAAGTGGAATGTTGGCAGGAGTCAGATGGCAGAATAAAAGGCTGCTCctaaatgaaataattactATGTCTGCTTCTGCATCATGATAATTATCAATATTCTATTGAATCAGCTTTGGCCTTTGGAAAGAAACCACATTTACCAGAAATAAGTGACTTTCCCTTTGAACCgcttaaaaatgcaaacaggaaaattagttttgtttcatattttatttttgatgatGCATCTAAAGGCAAAATGTTGCACAAGACCTTTTGTTCGCTTGTTTGTTCGGTACAAAACTCCTGCAGTGGATGATACTTGTCAGCCCAGAATCAATTTCTTTCATGTAAATGTTATATGTTCTCAGTCTGTTATTTCCATTAGGTTTCTGAGGTCCCTCTGTAAGCTTAGTGCTCTAATGAGGTAATAAATTATCTCAGGTTTTACAGATTGGAGAACAGGAAGATGATCTGACTTTCCCTTAGTCATATATGGAACCAGCATACAAGAATTATTGTAGAGCATAGAACAGGATATGAATTTGCAAATGCTTGTCGTGTGTCCAGGATCTCAGAAAAGTCAAAAGCCTCAGAAAAATATgcactggggggaaaaaagctacaGGAAACTTGGAGGGTCAAAGAGTGCCTGGGATAAAAAACAGGGGAACACTCTGTATATAtatgaaggagaagaaaatagtagaaagcaggagaggaaaagctaAATGAGAAACAGAGCCCAAACAAAAGTTACTAAATAACAAATGACTGAaacttcctttgctttcttttgaaaTCATGACCACAGCGTTAAAGTAAACCATGTCCCCACTCTGTACTTCAGCTGCCCCTTCTGTGATGGTATTGGAAAGTAATTGATGAGTATCAGTGCTCTATGCTAATAGCTGTGTTCTTtcttatatgtatatatatctatataggtgtatatatatatatatatatatatatgtatgtatacatcATTTTGAAAagtacaaattttaaaaaagaatctttttctTGCACTAGAGCCAATTAAAGGACCTAAGAGACTTCCTGGAATCAATGCTATTCACAGCTTTTAGTGCCAGGTTAGATCTGCCAAGGCTTGTTTAGATGCACTTCATCTTGCCCAGAGAGGAGACTGAATGACTGCCATAGCTCCCTCCTGGCACCTTTTCTGTGATGGTGATTCTGAGTCTTCCAGACAGCAGAAGCAGGACAGGGAATGCCCCTGAGCTGTTTCAGCAGCCTCTAATGCAGTGGGAGCCCATTGGTTTGAGGGCCATAGCTGCTAACACAAATActccgtgctgctgctgcatccaaAGCCTTAAATGCAGTCCAGTGAAGTCTCATTCTGTTCAGCCCTGTGGTTATTGCAGGGGAGGAAGGCACCTGCCCTCCTGCTTCAGGAGTCACTGGCTGGGGAGATTCAGCAGTGAAAGCTGCTCTGTCACAGAGCCAGAGGGTGGCTGTGAGGTACCAGAGTGGCACTGGGGGCTGtctctctgttttgtttcctgcagATAATGTTGAACTCCCTGCACAAATATGAACCCCAGGTGCACATAGTTCGCGTAGGAGGCCCCCACCAGATGGTGATGAACTGCTCCTTCCCTGAGACGCAGTTCATAGCGGTGACTGCCTACCAGAACGAAGAGGTAGGCGGGTGCCACGCTGTGCTCTGGTCACCACTGATGACATCTGCTAGAAGCTGATTAACTGCAAGACCAGCAtgcctttttcttgtttccccACCAGTCCCAGGCAGTGTAATACTCCATCCAGGCTAATACTCTGTCTTTTCTCTGCAGTAGAACATTGACTAATCTAGTGTCTGGCTCCAGTACTAAGCCAGGTTTAGCTTAATATCCTGCCACAGCTATTCCAGACTGGTTCATCTGTCCTGGCATCCCAATcctttactggaaaaaaaaaaagccaaacagccCTACAGTCAAGCCCAATATCTTTCTCCAGCAATAACTGATAGTCATAATCTTAACCTTATCTCTCCATGTTCCCTATCATACATACAACTGCAGAACAACACAATACTTCATAGGAAAACTTCTGCCCTTGAGGGATGCTTTGGACTGTAAGAATTGCTAACTCCTGTGCCACATCCCTTAGCTAATGTTGCTGCAGATTTTATTTGTACTTGATAGGAATTCAGTGTTTAAACCCTCTTGAAAGGGTCCACCATTCCACCCCATTTACCAGACAAGCTCAtgccaggctgccccagctgtttttttttgcctgtggcACTGATCAGTACACAGCAAAGCTGTCTCCTACCCAgccctgggaaacatcaagtGTGGGGATATATTTTAGGCTAACATAGGCAGTTCCACTGAGATTACTCTGGGGCATGTTTTGTCAAGTTTCTATTTCAAATTACCTTCACTAACATGTCTTGTTTTCTGTAAACTCAAGATAACAGCTCTCAAAATCAAGTATAATCCCTTTGCCAAAGCCTTCCTGGATGCAAAGGAAAGGTGAGttcatcttttgtttttttgatcCAATAGCTTTTTGCTGCTGATATGGTTAAAACTGTGATATCACCATATGAAAGATAAATTACATAACTGAATCTTGTTTCTGCTGTCTTAAATCCAGAGTCACTCCAATGGTATTATTGGGGAGACTATATAATTATTACAATAGGTGCTGAAGTGGGTGAACATGCTCTTGGGGATCCTGGCACTTATCTGTCTGCACAGAAAGCCTGAAATGAGATGGTGTGAGCTTTCCCAGTAGTGTTGTACTCCACATATGTCCACTACAGTGTACTTGCACTCCAGTGAATCCTGGAAATAGGTCAGGGAGAAAAAATGTTAACTCCAAGTGTCAAAAATCATAGTTGAAGTGAAATTACAGTGTAACTGTAATGTAACTGCACTGCTGTTATTAAGTCTATGTGATAATTTATGATGGATTTATTAAAGGTAAGATGTCAGAGATGCTTCcatcagaaattatttgtagTTTATCTTGCAAAATTTTCCATGCATCACCTATATTAATGCACAGTGGCATCCAAATGATGCATTCCATCCCataatttctaattaattttgtttggaCCTGCTTTATCTTCTGACATGTCAAGTGTCCCATATGCCTGTAGGAGAATCTGTATTTCCTTTCATTCCTCTCACCATTTAAGAAGCTGCTGTGTCTCAGCGTCAGGGTttccagctggggaaggggggaTGCTGCCTTCAGCTTGCCTAACATCTCAAGCAGGAATGGTGCCCACAGGCAGATTTAGAGTTCCATGTTCAGCTCCCAAATATGGCAAAAAATTAGGAACATTTTTGTTTATGTCATCAAACAAAAGCTCCAGCTTCCTTGATGCAGAATGTGGGAAGGTCTACTGGAGCCTAGCAAGATTAAAGAAGAGggatttccctccttttttaCTCACTTCTCCAATTTTAATGAATAGTTCTGGTTATaacttttgtaatttttcaaTGAGAACACTTACCACTAAGTATTTTGCCTTTCAGAAACCATTCTAAAGATGTTCCAGAGACAGTCTCTGAAGGTCAACATATGACATATTCTCACTGTAAGGTTTTTATTCATGTCAGCTGCAAGTTTTGTGAGATATGATGGGTGCTGGGAACCTGAGCCTTGCTTAACTGATTCATGCTGGTCACTTACTGAGTCCTGAATTGTGTTCATAGAGAGGgaccctttaaaaaaaataagaagattGAAGAGACCTCACAGTAAGAAATAATGTGAGAAGTTCTGCAGAGGGATCGTTTTCCATACAATCCAGTTTTTCAATATTAAAAGGAATCTAGAATCAAGATGATATATTACATTTTTAGGGTTTTCTTGCCCCtttgtttttgtatttgtgAATGATTTTGTCGCCTATAAAATTATCTTTCATAGGTAACAGGTAAAAAATGAGGGGGAGCAGAAGTTGCATTTGCTTTACTCAtagcttttctttcatttgttcttCAATGTTTGTGACATTTTCTGGTTACTTTCAGGTCTTGTTTTCAGAGTTGGTGGGTTGGGAGGGGGGTGGAGGGTTgctatttttttgtcatttgtttCACAAACCAGCATCTTAGAATCTGCTTGGTATTTCTGAGGCACAGCTGATTCTGCAAGAGGGATGATTATTTCTTAATTGTATTGTAGCACTTTAATAAGGCAATAGTAAtaattttgttctctcttttccctcaaaGTGGGTGGCTGGTTGATTTCCAACCCAGACCCAATGTGTGCCTCGGGAAGCTCTAATTACCAGTACAGTGGAGCTTTGCCTCTGCCCGCTCCACAGGCTCCCCACAGCTGCGAGAGATACTCAGCCCTGCGAGGCCATCGGGCTGCTCCATACCCACCCTCCTACATGCAGAGGAATCACTCCCCTACAGGTATTCCTGGAGCACTGCtttgctgcctctgcctgcctgcccctTGCCTAGGTTAGCGCATGCActggagccaggctgagctCAGGCTAGCAAAGGGCGAGGTGAGTCTCTGGGACAGCCTGCACAGAACCCTTCATGCACCCAGCATGACTGAGGCAGCAGAACAAGAGGTACCAGGAGCTGGGTGCGCTCTTAGTGATAAACCAGAGTGTATGGTCTTGCTTTCACTACAGCTTCCAGTTATACAAAAAGAGCATTGCAGGTCTTTTTTCAATGTCCTGCCATGACCCAGTTGATTTCTCAAGTCAAAGCAGCTCTCAGGTAGGAGCTGATGTGAGGTGAAGGTGTTTTGGTATTGTCAGAACATCCTTTGAGtccctttccctttctaaaTCTCGGTGCAAATCCAAAAATTGATTCTACTTCGATCAGAAGTGGGTCGGAAAGAAGAGTAGAGATAAAGTAATCTGCTTGctaattataatttataatttagcaAGGATTCCTGTTTAATGGAAGTATTTATCATGGAAGGGCCTGTCTTGAAAGGGATCCTAAAGATCATCCTGTTCCAACCTCTCTGCAATGGGTAGGGACACCAGaccactagagcaggttgcctAAAGCtccattcaacctggccttgaaaatttccaggaatggggcagtaTTTATAAAACTTTATTAAGTATTTTAGCTCAAATTATAAGGAAATCTGTGTCAAAACATTGCCTGACATATGTCAATTATGAAAATCTATTAGTCAGACTTGCAGAAATGCACATCCTATGTCTGTCATGCTGTACCTTCTCATGTATCACACCTGGGATTGCGATGGCACCTTGCTACTTTAAATGAACATGGGAATTTTGCCTTTTTACTTGTGGTTGGGCACCTCATGGTCAGATTGCTGCCTTAAGCCTGCCTGTGTTTTGCTGTCTTAAGACATTGTCTGCAATAGTCACTGAGGATTtgtttgttacttttttttttcctccccaaagtTAACTTATTGGAGAGCTCCAGCAATAATCTTCAGGTATTCTCAGGACATGACAGCTGGACTTTACCATCCCCTCCACACACTAATTTGCTCTCAGTGCCACACACAAAGGGAGGTGCCAGCCCTGGACCCAGGTAAGGTTACAGGAAAACTGCTGGTATGAGGAGCACTGAGGCTTGTAGGACTGTCCTGGTGATTTGCCCTTTGTTCCAAATTTTAATCAGTGTCCAGGATTTGAAATGTGTCCTAAGACTGCTGGGCAAATCTTTCTGAAAAGCCAATTATCTTCTGCTCTTAAATCTATGGGAGTTTCatttttccccagcactgctgaaaacCAGGATCTTGGAACACCCACAAAGAATTCTGGTCTCTACAATCTGtgagcatttaaaaacaaaattatttttcttcctatatTTCTCACTGTTATCCTTCATGAAATGAGAAACCTATTCTAGGGGTAAATGGAATTTAGATCTAGAGACTCAATTAATTatcaaatattttcccttcttttcctgaaatgaATGCAATAATTTCCTCTCTAACTTAGGTGTCAGGAAAACCAGCTGCAATTTCAAATGCACTGTTATTTAATTGAGTAGGTTTTCTTGTCAATGTTTATACCCTAGTAGCTAGGCAGTATCCTGAGACTTTGTGACCTCCCTCTCTAGAAACTCTTCTGACTCAGCTCCTAAGATGGGAAGAAGTCATAAAGGCACATAAAAAGATCCTTACATTTTGAAATCTCACATATACTTGCACATTTCTCTCCATGCCTCCCTCCAAGGTCACCAGGTGTTATGGTTACTGgtgatttttcatttaagaCCTTCAAGGATGATCTAGTTTGGTAACCTGATTTGAATAGCTGCCTTTGAACAGATAATGAAATTGACTTTAATGTGGCAAGTCTTATGTGGGCTAAATGCTTTGAAATAAGTCATTcaatctgtgctgctttttttttccagccactATCCTTGCCTGTGGACAGTGAGCAACAGTGCAGTAAATGTTGCCAACCCAGGAAATGAGGTGAACAGCAGCTCTCCAAGTGTTTTTTTAAGGGGTAATGTCCCCTTACCTGCTGCATCATCAGTGCAAATCCCTCTGCAGGGAATGGTGTCTGGCAGCATGGAAGGACAAGGGGAAGGCACTCTCACCAGACTGTCTGACTCTGCGTGGACATCCTCACACTCCTTTTAATGGACAGGCAGCTCCCGAGGGAAGCTTAGCCAACCAAGACTGACACAAATGGCAAAGGATCCCCGAGGAGTGCAGTGCAGAGATGCATGCAGGAAAAGGACTTCATCACTTCCCATAATGTACCTTTTGTGTGCCAGCTAAGCCAAAATCCAAAGGCAGGAAATATTATAGGAACCAGCTTGTTACTGCAACTTTTATGCATCATTCAGGATCATGTCTAGAAAGAATCTTTTTAGTTAGCTTTGCTTCTATATCACATTAAAAATGGTCAGAGACATGGGACTGAGTGAAGCAGACATGGCAGATGGATACCAGCATGTCATTTTAGAAGTTCCTTCTGTAACTAACAGCCAAGTCAGGGGAAAAT harbors:
- the TBX19 gene encoding T-box transcription factor TBX19, which encodes MADLGCKKPSDCTVSRLLSVVESELRAGRDKGDPTEKQLQVVLEDATLWQRFREVTNEMIVTKNGRRMFPVLKISVSGLDPNAMYSFLLDFAPTDGHRWKYVNGEWVPAGKPEPPNHSCVYIHPDSPNFGAHWMKAAISFSKVKLTNKLNGSGQIMLNSLHKYEPQVHIVRVGGPHQMVMNCSFPETQFIAVTAYQNEEITALKIKYNPFAKAFLDAKERNHSKDVPETVSEGQHMTYSHLGGWLISNPDPMCASGSSNYQYSGALPLPAPQAPHSCERYSALRGHRAAPYPPSYMQRNHSPTVNLLESSSNNLQVFSGHDSWTLPSPPHTNLLSVPHTKGGASPGPSHYPCLWTVSNSAVNVANPGNEVNSSSPSVFLRGNVPLPAASSVQIPLQGMVSGSMEGQGEGTLTRLSDSAWTSSHSF